The window TCGCACGTGATCGCCGCCCCGGCCGACGAGGCCTGGGATCTCCTCGTCGACACGACCCGCTGGCCCGAGTGGTCCCCGACGATCCGTGAGGTGGAGGCTACCGACCGCAGGATCCGCGCCGGGACCAGGGGACGGGTCCGCGTTCCCGGCGTCTGGCTCCCGTTTCGCGTGACTCACGTCGACCAGGCCGAACGCCGCTGGGAGTGGCGCGTGGTCGGGCTCCCCGGACCCGGCCACCGCGTCGACGACCTCGGGCCCGACCGCTGCCGTGTCGCGTTCGAACTCCCGCTCGGCGCGGCCGGATACGCGCCGGTCTGTCTCGAGGCCCTCGAATCGATCGCGGCAGTGCTCGAAGAACCCGGCCACGACAGCGA of the Halobiforma lacisalsi AJ5 genome contains:
- a CDS encoding SRPBCC family protein; translated protein: MTRLHPVRTSDGRQLEASHVIAAPADEAWDLLVDTTRWPEWSPTIREVEATDRRIRAGTRGRVRVPGVWLPFRVTHVDQAERRWEWRVVGLPGPGHRVDDLGPDRCRVAFELPLGAAGYAPVCLEALESIAAVLEEPGHDSDDVQDERSGTDVGGNAGTDVDANA